ATTTGCTGTTCCACTAGAGACTGGTTATATTGGATCTGGAGCATTTGTTCAAGGAATGTTTATACCAAAAGCATCTGAAAATGTAGAGCTAGCTAAAGTAGTATTAAATACATGGTCTCAGCCAGAGTACTTGAATATATTCTTTGAAGAGAATCCATCATTTCCAGCTTTTAACGATGTAGATCCAGGTGATGTGCCAGAAAGTGTTCAAAAGATTGTGGATCAATATGTAGCTACAGGTAAAACCGTTCTTCAGTATAACAATATGTTTGAAGAGCCTTCATCTCTAAGACCGGATTATTTATGGAAGTACTTTGTAGAAATGGCCATTGGGGAGAAGACACCTGTTGAGGCTTTAGAAGCATGGGATGAAGATGTTGCAGATTTTATGAAAACAAAAGGTTATGCTGGATGGTAAACATAAAATGTTTCATGTAACGCTAAGGGTCTATATTAAGACCCTTTATGTTACGCTATCATCTAAAGGAGGTACTCAGTGGAAAAGTTAATGAAGAAAAGATATCCCAGTAGTTTTATCATACCTGCAATATTAGTATTTGGAATATTTTTTGTATTACCTACAGTGTTAGGATTCTTTTATTCTTTTACAAATTGGGATATTGACCGAAGCCAGATTCAGTTCATTGGGTTAGATAATTTTAAGTACTTATTTTCTAGAGATGAATTCACAGTAGCTTTAAAGAATACATTAATTTTTGGTATTTTTACAGCTGTTTTAAAGAATATAATTGGACTGCTTTTGGCCTTAGGTGTTAATAAAGATCTTAGATCTAAGAATTATTTAAGAACGATGTTTTATCTACCTGGTGTCTTAAGTATGATTGTTGTAGGTATTATGTTTAACTCTATTTTTGCCATGGATGGTATGTTAAACAATACTTTAGAAGCAATTGGATTAGGTATGCTAACGACAAATTGGTTGGGAAATAAAAGCACCGCCATGGCATGTATAATTATTATGGAAATATGGAAATGGTCCGGTTTTCATATGATTATATATATTGCAGGTCTTCAAACAATACCAAAAGAGTTGCTAGAAGCATCTACTGTTGATGGAGCTACTAAGTGGATGCAGTTTTGGAAGGTAATATTACCTCTCCTCATTTCTTCAGTGAGTATAAACATAATTATTGGTTTAATCGGTGGTTTTAAAGTATTTGAACAAGTATATGTTTTAACCAATGGTGGGCCAGGTGGTAGTACGCAAGTATTAAATACTTTAGTATTCCAATCCTTTTCACAAGGTCTATACGGGCGGGGCTCAGCTATGGGATTGCTCTTATTCCTATTTATAACCATTATATCTCTCTTGTTAAATACATACTTAAAAAGCAAGGAGGTAGATAGTTAATGAAGAGTGAGAAAATTCTGTATAAGTCATCCATCGACGTTCCGAAGCTGCTATTCGAGATTTTTATGATCTTGTTGAGTTTTATTATACTCATACCATTTGTTATGATGTTATTAGGTTCTTTCAAAACTCAGCAAGAAGCTATTTACTTTAATT
This Vallitalea okinawensis DNA region includes the following protein-coding sequences:
- a CDS encoding carbohydrate ABC transporter permease; the protein is MEKLMKKRYPSSFIIPAILVFGIFFVLPTVLGFFYSFTNWDIDRSQIQFIGLDNFKYLFSRDEFTVALKNTLIFGIFTAVLKNIIGLLLALGVNKDLRSKNYLRTMFYLPGVLSMIVVGIMFNSIFAMDGMLNNTLEAIGLGMLTTNWLGNKSTAMACIIIMEIWKWSGFHMIIYIAGLQTIPKELLEASTVDGATKWMQFWKVILPLLISSVSINIIIGLIGGFKVFEQVYVLTNGGPGGSTQVLNTLVFQSFSQGLYGRGSAMGLLLFLFITIISLLLNTYLKSKEVDS